A region from the Medicago truncatula cultivar Jemalong A17 chromosome 6, MtrunA17r5.0-ANR, whole genome shotgun sequence genome encodes:
- the LOC25496474 gene encoding heavy metal-associated isoprenylated plant protein 39 yields the protein MKKVVLKVDFYNDRTKQKVMKTVSSLSGVESVSIDTNEKKLTLTGDVDPIKVVSKLRKLCQTEVVSIGALNEEKKETTDANVPIPLPSFESYPVYYQMTPQPYIRDYYYV from the exons ATGAAG aaagtagTGTTGAAGGTTGACTTTTATAATGATAGAACCAAGCAAAAGGTTATGAAGACAGTGTCCAGCCTTTCAG GGGTTGAATCAGTATCAATAGACACTAATGAGAAGAAATTGACGTTAACAGGGGATGTTGATCCTATAAAAGTAGTCTCTAAACTACGAAAGTTGTGTCAAACAGAAGTAGTTTCAATTGGAGCTCTAAATGAGGAGAAGAAAGAGACCACGGATGCAAATGTACCCATTCCACTTCCGTCATTTGAATCCTATCCAGTCTATTATCAAATGACACCACAACCTTATATTCGAGATTACTACTATGTTTGA